In one window of Bos taurus isolate L1 Dominette 01449 registration number 42190680 breed Hereford chromosome 15, ARS-UCD2.0, whole genome shotgun sequence DNA:
- the OR10AG64 gene encoding olfactory receptor family 10 subfamily AG member 64, whose product MEPQKYLVNVTLNSTMEFVLLGFSDIPNLQMFLFVMFLFTYVITLMGNGIIILITGTDQALQTPMYFFLGNFSFLEICYVSATLPRMLINLWTQKRHISLFACATQMSFVLIFGNIECLLLTVMAYDRYVAICSPLHYPLVMNHKVCVQLVAACWVTGIPIEIGQTSQIFSLSFCRSHQINHYFCDIPPVLKLACGDTFLNEMLVFTVAVLFVMVPFLLILGSYSRITSTILKLPSATGRAKAFSTCSSHVMIVTLFFGSAIVTYLRPKSKNSSTTDKFLSLFYTVITPMFNPLIYTLRNKDVLKALRKLIP is encoded by the coding sequence ATGGAACCTCAAAAATATCTAGTGAATGTGACTCTCAATTCAACAATGGAATTTGTTCTTTTGGGATTTTCTGACATTCCCAAtctccaaatgtttctttttgtGATGTTTCTGTTTACCTATGTGATAACTCTGATGGGAAATGGCATCATTATTCTCATAACTGGGACAGACCAGGCTCTCCAGacccccatgtactttttccttggtaatttttcctttttggaaatctGTTATGTGTCTGCTACTCTTCCTAGAATGCTCATAAACCTCTGGACTCAGAAAAGAcatatttctttgtttgcttgtgCAACACAGATGAGTTTTGTCCTTATATTTGGAAACATAGAGTGCCTGCTTCTcacagtgatggcctatgaccgctatgtggccatttGTAGCCCCCTGCACTATCCTCTGGTCATGAACCACAAGGTCTGTGTCCAGCTGGTGGCTGCCTGCTGGGTCACTGGCATTCCGATTGAGATAGGGCAGACAAGCCAGATTTTCTCTCTGTCCTTTTGTAGATCCCACCAAATCAATCACTACTTCTGTGACATCCCCCCGGTACTGAAGCTGGCCTGTGGGGACACGTTTCTGAACGAGATGCTGGTCTTCACAGTTGCTGTGCTGTTTGTCATGGTCCCTTTTCTGCTGATACTTGGCTCCTACAGTAGAATCACCTCCACCATCCTGAAGTTGCCATCGGCAACGGGAAGAGCAAAGGCTTTCTCCACCTGCTCATCTCATGTCATGATTGTGACTTTATTCTTTGGATCTGCAATCGTTACATATTTACGACCTAAATCCAAAAATTCTTCCACAACAGACAAATTTCTCTCACTTTTCTATACTGTTATCACCCCGATGTTTAACCCCCTGATATACACTCTGAGAAATAAGGATGTCTTGAAGGCGTTAAGAAAACTTATACCTTAA